The following are from one region of the Pelagibius sp. CAU 1746 genome:
- a CDS encoding succinate dehydrogenase iron-sulfur subunit: MVEFALPANSKIGAGKSWPKPEAAKNTKTFRVYRWNPDDGENPKVDTFEVDVDSCGPMVLDALIKIKNEIDPTLTFRRSCREGVCGSCAMNIDGTNTLACTKYLSDVDGEVKVYPLPHMPVVKDLVPDLTHVYAQYASIEPWLKAETPAPERERLQSPEERARLDGLWECILCFSCSTSCPSYWWNGDRYLGPAILLQAYRWIADSRDEATGERLDQLEDPFRLYRCHTIMNCTKTCPKSLNPAKAIAEIKKLMVERKG; this comes from the coding sequence ATGGTCGAGTTCGCCCTTCCCGCAAATTCCAAGATCGGCGCCGGCAAGTCCTGGCCCAAGCCGGAAGCCGCCAAGAACACCAAGACCTTCCGGGTCTACCGCTGGAACCCGGACGACGGCGAGAATCCGAAGGTCGATACCTTCGAGGTCGATGTCGACAGTTGCGGGCCGATGGTCCTGGACGCGCTGATCAAGATCAAGAACGAGATCGATCCGACGCTGACCTTCCGGCGCTCCTGCCGCGAGGGCGTCTGCGGCTCCTGCGCCATGAACATCGACGGCACCAACACGCTGGCCTGCACCAAGTACCTGAGCGACGTCGACGGCGAGGTGAAGGTCTATCCCCTGCCGCACATGCCGGTGGTGAAGGACCTGGTGCCCGACCTGACCCACGTCTACGCGCAGTACGCCTCCATCGAGCCCTGGCTGAAGGCCGAGACGCCGGCGCCGGAGCGCGAGCGCCTGCAGAGCCCGGAGGAGCGCGCCCGGCTGGACGGCCTCTGGGAGTGCATCCTCTGCTTCTCCTGCTCGACCTCCTGCCCCAGCTACTGGTGGAACGGCGACCGCTACCTGGGCCCGGCCATCCTGCTGCAGGCCTACCGCTGGATCGCCGACAGCCGCGACGAGGCGACCGGCGAGCGGCTCGACCAGCTGGAAGATCCCTTCCGGCTGTACCGCTGCCACACCATCATGAACTGCACCAAGACCTGCCCGAAGAGCCTCAATCCGGCCAAAGCCATCGCCGAGATCAAGAAGCTCATGGTCGAGCGCAAGGGCTGA
- a CDS encoding FMN-binding negative transcriptional regulator → MYVPEAFRLNDPQRIAEVIRDYDFALLVTAPEGVPQATHLPFLYDPGRGEQGTLLSHMARPNAQWRDFEKLAEAGQEALVIFQGPHAYISPAWYGAGPPNVPTWNYVAVHAYGLPKVIEEPARVRALLDRLVATQEAGLDPAWSTAGLTEKFLAGMQRGLVAFEIPVSRLEAKAKLSQNKTAGQFAAATAVLEKAEAPLVRQTGAWMRRALEDKG, encoded by the coding sequence ATGTACGTTCCCGAGGCTTTCCGCCTGAACGATCCGCAGCGCATCGCCGAGGTCATTCGGGACTATGACTTCGCCCTGCTGGTGACGGCGCCCGAGGGTGTGCCGCAGGCGACCCACCTGCCGTTCCTCTACGATCCCGGGCGCGGGGAGCAGGGCACCCTGCTGTCGCATATGGCGCGGCCCAATGCGCAGTGGCGCGACTTCGAGAAGCTGGCCGAAGCGGGACAGGAGGCCTTGGTGATCTTCCAGGGGCCGCACGCCTACATCTCGCCGGCCTGGTACGGTGCGGGCCCGCCCAACGTGCCGACCTGGAACTACGTCGCCGTGCACGCCTACGGCCTGCCCAAGGTGATCGAGGAGCCGGCGCGGGTGCGCGCCCTGCTCGACCGCTTGGTGGCGACCCAGGAGGCCGGGCTCGATCCCGCCTGGTCCACCGCCGGGCTGACGGAGAAGTTCCTGGCCGGGATGCAGCGCGGCCTGGTCGCCTTTGAAATTCCCGTGAGCCGGCTGGAAGCCAAGGCCAAGCTCAGTCAAAATAAGACCGCGGGCCAGTTCGCCGCCGCCACGGCGGTGCTGGAAAAAGCCGAGGCGCCGCTCGTGCGCCAGACCGGCGCCTGGATGCGCCGGGCGCTGGAGGACAAGGGATAG
- a CDS encoding glycerophosphodiester phosphodiesterase gives MTRKLDKIAKSRPPKRKSGLSGGSRFWIAFTLLLLAAGLATVIFPRAPQPQGFDRPSFDLQGHRGARGLMPENSLPAFEKALALGVTTLELDTVMTADGVVVVHHDRLLSPPRTRDAAGVWIAMEAPPAILSLTAAELAAYDIGSAKPGSRVAERYPEQARLDGVRIPALAEVLARAEEVSGGIIRYNIETKISPQAPEESPDPQAFAEALIAVLKDAGVTGRAAVQSFDWRTLQAVQKHAPGIATVYLTAEQKWLDNLGRGGPAPSPWLAGLDIDWAEVTPPQAVARAGGAVWSPYYRDLTAADLKEAQKLGLRVVVWTVNDPADMASLIDLGVDGIITDYPDRARQVMAEKNLPLPPAFALD, from the coding sequence ATGACGCGGAAGCTGGACAAGATCGCCAAATCGAGGCCCCCAAAACGCAAATCGGGCCTTTCCGGCGGCTCGCGCTTCTGGATCGCCTTTACCCTGCTGCTGTTGGCCGCCGGCCTCGCCACGGTGATCTTCCCCCGCGCGCCGCAGCCGCAAGGTTTCGATCGGCCCTCTTTCGATTTGCAGGGCCACCGCGGCGCGCGCGGCCTGATGCCGGAGAACAGCCTGCCGGCCTTCGAGAAGGCCTTGGCCCTGGGCGTCACCACCCTGGAGTTGGATACGGTGATGACCGCCGACGGCGTGGTCGTGGTGCATCACGACCGCCTTCTGTCGCCGCCGCGCACCCGCGACGCGGCGGGGGTGTGGATTGCGATGGAGGCGCCTCCGGCGATCCTCTCGCTCACCGCCGCCGAGCTCGCCGCCTACGACATCGGCAGCGCCAAGCCGGGCAGCCGCGTGGCCGAGCGCTATCCCGAGCAGGCGCGTCTGGACGGGGTGCGCATTCCGGCCCTGGCCGAGGTGCTGGCCCGCGCCGAGGAGGTTTCCGGCGGGATCATCCGCTACAACATCGAAACCAAGATTTCGCCGCAGGCCCCGGAGGAGTCCCCGGACCCGCAAGCCTTCGCCGAGGCGTTGATCGCTGTGTTGAAGGATGCCGGCGTCACCGGGCGCGCGGCGGTGCAGTCTTTCGACTGGCGCACGCTGCAGGCGGTGCAGAAGCACGCCCCGGGGATTGCGACGGTTTACCTGACCGCCGAGCAGAAGTGGCTCGACAACCTGGGGCGCGGCGGCCCCGCACCCTCGCCCTGGCTGGCCGGTCTCGACATCGACTGGGCGGAGGTGACCCCGCCGCAGGCCGTCGCCCGCGCCGGCGGCGCCGTCTGGTCGCCCTATTACCGCGACCTCACCGCGGCGGACCTGAAGGAGGCGCAGAAGCTGGGCCTGCGCGTCGTGGTCTGGACGGTGAACGACCCCGCCGACATGGCCTCGCTCATCGACCTGGGCGTCGACGGCATCATCACCGACTATCCCGACCGCGCCCGCCAGGTCATGGCGGAAAAGAACCTGCCCCTGCCGCCCGCCTTTGCCCTTGATTGA
- a CDS encoding NAD(P)H-binding protein — MRVLLTGANGFIGAHLTAALIAAGHEVVAAVRDPAALAARFPDIETVAADLNRDVTPADWRPRLAGVDAVINCAGVLQGGRGQDMAAIHHLAPAALYNACLEAGVRRVIQISAISADDAAGTDYARTKKQADDHLRGLDLDWVVLRPSLIYGEGAYGGTAMLRALAVFPFVTPLVGRGGQAFRPLHVEDLARTVLECLTRADLARRTLEPVGPQAETVKDIVARYRAWLGRPPARPLHIPLALVRLLCRLGDLFGRGPLTTTSLKQIEYGNVGQETGFIETIGFRPATLAESLRRRPAQTQDLWHARLYLLRPLLRAVLVLLWLVSGLLGLWTMGTFAVPLLGAAGFPPVLATALALAAALLDLAIAGLLAANWRPRATLAVQLAVIVGYTFVLTVIAPHLWGDPFGPLVKNLPILVLVLVQGILAEER, encoded by the coding sequence ATGCGTGTTCTGCTGACCGGCGCCAACGGGTTCATCGGCGCCCATCTGACCGCCGCGCTGATCGCGGCGGGGCATGAGGTCGTCGCCGCCGTGCGCGATCCGGCGGCACTGGCGGCGCGCTTTCCCGATATCGAAACCGTCGCCGCCGACTTGAACCGAGACGTCACGCCGGCGGACTGGCGGCCGCGCCTGGCCGGCGTGGACGCCGTCATCAACTGCGCGGGGGTGCTGCAGGGCGGGCGCGGCCAGGACATGGCGGCGATCCACCACCTGGCCCCGGCGGCGCTCTACAATGCCTGTCTGGAAGCCGGGGTGAGGCGGGTCATCCAGATCTCCGCCATCAGCGCCGACGACGCGGCGGGCACCGACTACGCCCGCACCAAGAAGCAGGCCGACGACCACCTGCGCGGCCTCGACCTCGACTGGGTGGTGCTGCGCCCCTCGCTGATCTACGGCGAGGGCGCCTACGGCGGCACCGCCATGCTGCGCGCCCTGGCGGTCTTCCCCTTCGTCACGCCGCTGGTGGGCCGGGGCGGGCAGGCCTTCCGGCCGCTGCACGTCGAAGACCTCGCCAGGACCGTCTTGGAGTGCCTGACGCGCGCCGACCTGGCGCGGCGCACCTTGGAGCCGGTGGGGCCACAGGCCGAGACGGTGAAAGACATTGTTGCCCGCTACCGCGCCTGGCTGGGCCGTCCGCCGGCGCGCCCGCTGCACATCCCCCTGGCGCTCGTCCGCTTGCTGTGCCGCCTGGGTGATCTTTTCGGGCGCGGCCCGCTCACCACCACCTCGCTGAAGCAGATCGAATACGGCAACGTCGGCCAGGAGACCGGCTTCATCGAGACCATCGGCTTCCGGCCCGCTACCCTGGCCGAAAGCCTGCGCCGCCGCCCGGCCCAGACCCAGGACCTCTGGCACGCCCGCCTCTACCTGCTGCGCCCGCTGCTGCGGGCGGTGCTGGTGCTGCTGTGGCTGGTTTCGGGCCTGCTCGGTCTGTGGACGATGGGCACCTTCGCCGTGCCGCTGCTGGGCGCTGCAGGTTTTCCGCCGGTTCTCGCTACGGCCTTGGCCCTGGCCGCGGCGCTGCTGGATCTCGCCATCGCGGGGCTTCTCGCCGCGAACTGGCGGCCGCGTGCGACCCTTGCCGTACAACTCGCCGTGATCGTCGGCTACACATTCGTGCTCACCGTCATCGCGCCGCACCTCTGGGGCGATCCTTTCGGGCCGCTTGTGAAGAACCTGCCGATCCTCGTGCTGGTTCTGGTGCAGGGCATCTTGGCGGAGGAGCGCTGA
- a CDS encoding DUF2269 domain-containing protein, whose amino-acid sequence MDVYLPEAYLPDAYLVARGLHIVSAIVLYGVGLGTAFQMYTACRSADVAGIARVARQVVLADWLFTTPAAVLQPASGLWLVHLAGYGYAEPWLLVSYLLYGVAGVAWLVVVALQIDMAKLAALALRSNSGLPEAFLNRFRLWVRLGWVGFGCLAVVIVLMVAKPALW is encoded by the coding sequence ATGGACGTCTATCTGCCCGAAGCCTATCTGCCCGATGCCTATCTGGTCGCCAGGGGCCTGCACATCGTCAGTGCCATCGTGCTGTACGGCGTCGGGCTGGGCACCGCTTTTCAGATGTACACGGCCTGCCGCAGCGCCGACGTCGCGGGCATCGCCCGCGTCGCCCGCCAGGTGGTGCTGGCCGACTGGCTGTTCACGACGCCGGCGGCGGTGCTGCAGCCGGCGAGCGGCCTGTGGTTGGTCCACCTCGCCGGCTACGGCTACGCCGAGCCTTGGCTCCTCGTCAGCTACCTGCTCTACGGCGTTGCCGGCGTCGCCTGGCTGGTGGTGGTGGCGCTGCAGATCGACATGGCGAAGCTGGCGGCGCTGGCCCTGCGCAGCAACAGCGGGCTGCCCGAGGCCTTCCTCAACCGCTTCCGGCTCTGGGTGCGGCTCGGCTGGGTCGGCTTCGGCTGCCTCGCCGTCGTCATCGTCCTGATGGTGGCCAAGCCGGCGCTGTGGTGA
- a CDS encoding DUF6494 family protein, with amino-acid sequence MDEEVFNMELRKFLKKVGVTSQREIENAVRAALEGGKLKGSETLKVKAVLSIEGLDLSHDIDGEIKLG; translated from the coding sequence ATGGACGAAGAAGTCTTCAACATGGAACTGCGCAAGTTCCTGAAGAAGGTCGGCGTGACCTCCCAGCGCGAGATCGAGAACGCCGTGCGCGCGGCCCTGGAAGGCGGCAAGCTGAAAGGTTCCGAGACCCTGAAGGTGAAGGCCGTGCTCTCCATCGAGGGCCTGGACCTCAGCCACGACATCGACGGCGAGATCAAGCTCGGCTGA
- a CDS encoding phytanoyl-CoA dioxygenase family protein: MKLSPAQLEEFDREGYLFLPGVFSEEETALLRREAARVYGLDREEVWRESSGVPRTAFAAQSYSEPFRCLGLHPRLVEPVMQILDGPVYLHQYKVNAKAAFDGEVWQWHQDYGTWARDDEMPEPRAMNISVFLDEVTAANGPLIFIPRSHKQGVQAAGHDLETTSYPLWTLDRETVTRLAEAGGVVAPTGPAGSVLMFHCNLVHASPPNISPWGRTIVYLSLCHVDNHIRRFQRPEWVAHRDFTPIEPLADDCLSALAAAQESRGKEAS, translated from the coding sequence ATGAAACTCAGTCCCGCACAACTCGAGGAATTCGACCGCGAAGGCTATCTCTTCCTGCCCGGCGTCTTCTCGGAAGAGGAAACCGCCCTGCTGCGTCGGGAGGCGGCACGGGTCTACGGACTGGACCGCGAGGAGGTCTGGCGCGAAAGCTCCGGCGTGCCGCGCACCGCCTTCGCCGCGCAAAGCTACAGCGAGCCTTTCCGCTGCCTGGGGCTGCACCCGCGCCTGGTGGAGCCGGTGATGCAGATCCTCGACGGCCCGGTCTACCTGCACCAGTACAAGGTCAACGCCAAGGCGGCCTTCGACGGCGAGGTCTGGCAGTGGCATCAGGACTACGGCACCTGGGCGCGCGACGACGAGATGCCGGAGCCGCGGGCCATGAACATCTCGGTCTTCCTGGACGAGGTGACCGCCGCCAACGGGCCGCTGATCTTCATCCCGCGCAGCCACAAACAGGGCGTCCAGGCCGCCGGGCACGACCTGGAGACCACCTCCTACCCGTTGTGGACGCTGGACCGCGAGACGGTGACGCGCCTGGCCGAGGCGGGGGGCGTCGTTGCGCCGACCGGCCCGGCCGGCTCGGTGCTGATGTTCCACTGCAACCTGGTGCACGCCAGCCCGCCCAACATCAGCCCCTGGGGCCGCACCATCGTCTATCTGAGCCTCTGTCACGTGGACAACCACATCCGCCGTTTCCAACGCCCGGAGTGGGTGGCCCACCGTGACTTCACCCCCATCGAGCCCTTGGCCGACGACTGCCTCAGCGCGCTGGCCGCAGCTCAAGAGTCGCGCGGTAAGGAAGCCTCATGA
- a CDS encoding SAF domain-containing protein — MNLHHLLQARAAENRPIRVALIGAGKFGSMFLAQARLTPGFHVAIVADLNVEKARQSLQATGWPAEQYGAGGLGDALKDATTWVTDDAAAVFAAPEIEVVIDATGHPPAGIRHARLARKSGKHMVMVNVEADALAGPLLAAEAREAGLVYSLAYGDQPALIAEMVDWARTCGFQVVAAGKGTKYLPSYHDLTPDDVWDHYGITAEEAAKGGMNAQMFNSFMDGTKSAIEMAAVANACALAPAAGGLEFPPVSCDDLAEVLKPLSEGGVLAHKGQVEVISSLERDGRAIERDLRWGVYVVFEAPTAYARRCFREYGLATDSSGRYAAMYKPYHLIGLELGISVAQAALHGQATGTARDWRGDVVATAKRDLKAGETLDGEGGYTVWGKLCPAAESLAAGGLPLGLAQGVKLARPVPRGQSLTWKDVIVDAGDATVACRREMERRFAASVENAAE, encoded by the coding sequence ATGAACCTGCACCACCTTCTCCAGGCGCGCGCCGCCGAGAACCGCCCGATCCGCGTCGCCCTCATCGGCGCCGGCAAGTTCGGCTCCATGTTCCTGGCTCAGGCGCGGCTCACCCCCGGGTTCCATGTCGCCATCGTCGCCGACCTGAACGTCGAAAAGGCGCGGCAATCGCTGCAGGCCACCGGCTGGCCGGCGGAACAGTATGGCGCCGGCGGCCTGGGCGACGCCCTGAAGGACGCCACCACCTGGGTGACCGACGACGCGGCGGCGGTTTTCGCGGCGCCGGAGATCGAGGTCGTCATCGATGCCACCGGCCATCCGCCCGCCGGCATCCGCCACGCGCGCCTCGCCCGGAAGAGCGGCAAGCACATGGTCATGGTCAACGTGGAGGCCGACGCCCTGGCCGGACCGCTGCTGGCGGCCGAGGCGCGGGAGGCGGGCCTGGTCTACAGCCTCGCCTACGGCGACCAGCCGGCGCTGATCGCCGAGATGGTGGACTGGGCGCGGACCTGCGGCTTTCAGGTCGTCGCCGCCGGCAAGGGCACCAAGTACCTGCCCAGCTACCACGATCTGACGCCCGACGACGTCTGGGATCACTACGGCATCACCGCCGAGGAGGCAGCCAAGGGCGGCATGAACGCGCAGATGTTCAACTCCTTCATGGACGGCACCAAGTCGGCCATCGAGATGGCCGCCGTGGCCAACGCCTGCGCCCTGGCGCCGGCGGCCGGCGGCCTGGAGTTCCCGCCGGTGTCCTGCGACGACCTGGCCGAGGTGCTGAAGCCGCTGAGCGAGGGCGGCGTGCTGGCCCACAAGGGGCAGGTCGAGGTGATCTCCAGCCTGGAGCGCGACGGCCGCGCCATCGAACGCGACCTGCGCTGGGGCGTCTATGTGGTCTTCGAGGCGCCGACCGCCTATGCGCGGCGCTGTTTCCGGGAGTACGGCCTCGCGACCGACAGCAGCGGCCGCTATGCCGCGATGTACAAGCCCTATCACCTGATCGGGCTGGAACTCGGCATCTCGGTGGCGCAGGCCGCGCTGCACGGCCAGGCCACCGGCACGGCGCGCGACTGGCGCGGCGACGTGGTGGCCACGGCCAAGCGCGACCTCAAGGCCGGCGAGACGCTGGACGGCGAGGGCGGCTACACGGTCTGGGGCAAGCTCTGCCCGGCCGCGGAGTCCCTGGCCGCCGGCGGGCTGCCGCTGGGCCTCGCCCAGGGCGTGAAGCTGGCCCGCCCGGTGCCCCGCGGTCAGAGCCTCACCTGGAAGGACGTGATCGTCGATGCCGGCGACGCCACCGTCGCCTGCCGCCGCGAGATGGAGCGGCGCTTTGCCGCCTCGGTGGAAAACGCCGCCGAATGA
- a CDS encoding glutathione S-transferase N-terminal domain-containing protein: protein MSLVLYERLCADDRRPSPFCWRARLALAHKGLTPELRAIGFTESEEVAFSGQAEVPVLIDGDAVVHDSWAIACHLEDAYPEAPSLFDGPGGRALSRLVNHWVDHSLQRALAPILSPYLLASVRPEDRAYYRRSRETQFGMTMEQLAVRRPALLEALHPVLEPLRQRLAETSFLCGERPAYADYLVFGEFQLARSVCDVDLLGADEGALRGWRSCMLDLHGGLARSVTAFETAA, encoded by the coding sequence ATGTCCCTGGTTCTCTATGAAAGGCTTTGCGCCGACGACCGGCGGCCCAGCCCCTTCTGCTGGCGCGCGCGCCTGGCCTTGGCCCACAAGGGCCTGACGCCGGAGCTCCGCGCGATCGGGTTCACCGAAAGCGAGGAGGTCGCCTTCAGCGGCCAGGCCGAAGTGCCGGTGCTGATCGACGGCGACGCGGTGGTCCACGACAGCTGGGCCATCGCCTGCCACCTGGAGGATGCCTATCCAGAGGCGCCCAGCCTCTTCGACGGGCCCGGCGGCCGGGCCCTGTCGCGCCTGGTCAATCACTGGGTGGATCACAGCCTGCAGCGCGCCCTGGCGCCGATCCTCTCCCCCTATCTGCTGGCGAGCGTGCGGCCCGAAGACCGCGCCTACTACCGCCGCAGCCGGGAGACCCAGTTCGGGATGACCATGGAGCAGCTCGCAGTGCGCCGTCCGGCACTGCTGGAGGCCCTGCACCCGGTGCTGGAGCCGCTGCGCCAGAGGCTGGCCGAGACGTCCTTCCTCTGCGGCGAACGTCCCGCCTATGCCGACTATCTCGTCTTTGGGGAATTCCAGCTCGCGCGCTCGGTCTGCGACGTCGATCTCCTGGGCGCCGACGAGGGGGCGCTGCGCGGCTGGCGGAGCTGCATGCTGGATCTCCACGGCGGCCTGGCCCGTTCGGTCACGGCCTTCGAGACCGCAGCCTAG
- a CDS encoding DMT family transporter: MRNSPFFDLGLYGATVLIWGTTWIVMKYQVGPVAPEVSVAYRFTLAAAVVFLWARAARQRLGFGLRVHLLMAAMGICMFSFNFYFFYRAAAFVTSGLLAVVFSMTVVMNIINGRILLGRRAAPRTLAAASLGVAGIVVLFWPEVSRFDLADDGSLGLLLALAGTLCFSLGNIASARAQMLGLPVLSCNAWGMAYGAAGMYLLALLGGAPFILDTAPAYLGGLLYLALCGSVLAFGAYLTLLGRIGADRAAYATVLFPLVALAISTVVEDYVWTPTALAGVALVMMGNLLVLLRARGARPQAAAE; encoded by the coding sequence ATGCGCAACTCGCCTTTCTTCGACCTGGGACTCTACGGCGCCACGGTGCTGATCTGGGGCACGACCTGGATCGTCATGAAGTACCAGGTCGGGCCGGTGGCGCCGGAGGTCTCCGTCGCCTACCGCTTCACGCTGGCCGCCGCCGTCGTGTTCCTCTGGGCGCGCGCCGCGCGCCAGCGGCTCGGCTTCGGCCTGCGCGTCCATCTGCTGATGGCGGCCATGGGGATCTGCATGTTCTCCTTCAATTTCTATTTCTTCTACCGGGCGGCCGCCTTCGTGACCTCCGGCCTGCTGGCGGTGGTCTTCTCGATGACGGTGGTGATGAACATCATCAACGGGCGCATCCTCCTGGGCCGCCGCGCGGCGCCGCGCACCCTAGCCGCCGCGAGCCTGGGGGTCGCGGGCATCGTCGTGCTGTTCTGGCCGGAGGTCAGCCGCTTCGACCTCGCCGACGACGGCAGCCTGGGGCTGCTGCTGGCGCTGGCCGGTACGCTGTGCTTCTCGCTCGGCAACATCGCCTCGGCGCGGGCCCAGATGCTCGGCCTGCCGGTGCTGTCCTGCAACGCCTGGGGCATGGCCTACGGCGCCGCCGGCATGTACCTGCTGGCGCTGCTCGGCGGCGCTCCCTTCATTCTCGACACCGCGCCGGCCTACCTGGGCGGCCTGCTCTATCTGGCGCTCTGCGGCTCGGTGCTCGCCTTCGGCGCCTACCTCACGCTGCTGGGGCGCATCGGCGCCGACCGCGCGGCCTACGCCACGGTGCTCTTCCCCCTGGTCGCCCTGGCCATCTCGACGGTGGTGGAAGACTATGTCTGGACGCCCACGGCGCTGGCCGGGGTCGCCCTGGTGATGATGGGCAATCTGCTGGTGCTGTTGAGAGCGCGCGGGGCGCGGCCGCAAGCCGCCGCGGAATAG
- a CDS encoding SDR family oxidoreductase, which produces MAETLLVTGGGRGIGAAVARLGAAAGYAVCVNYRSDAAAAEAVVEEIESAGGRAVALQADVARQEEVERLFAAVDAALPPLGALVNNAGITGRAGKLEEASAQTLRDVIELNVLGVMWCCQAAVRRMARRHGGRGGAIVNISSGAATLGSADTFVWYAASKAAVDTLTLGLAQENARDGLRVNAVAPGLIRTELHADSGLPDRLETLPPQTPMGRPGEPEEIAEAVLWLLSGKASFTNGAVLRVTGGR; this is translated from the coding sequence ATGGCGGAAACGCTCTTGGTGACCGGCGGCGGCCGGGGCATCGGCGCCGCCGTGGCGCGGCTGGGGGCGGCCGCCGGCTACGCGGTCTGCGTCAACTACCGCAGCGACGCCGCGGCCGCCGAGGCGGTGGTCGAGGAGATCGAAAGTGCCGGCGGCCGGGCCGTGGCGCTGCAGGCCGACGTCGCGCGCCAGGAGGAAGTGGAAAGGCTGTTCGCCGCTGTCGACGCGGCGCTGCCGCCGCTGGGGGCTCTGGTCAACAACGCCGGCATCACCGGGCGCGCCGGCAAGCTGGAAGAGGCGTCCGCGCAGACCCTGCGCGACGTCATCGAACTGAACGTGCTGGGTGTCATGTGGTGCTGCCAGGCGGCGGTTCGGCGCATGGCCCGGCGCCACGGCGGCCGGGGCGGGGCCATCGTCAACATCTCCTCCGGCGCCGCGACCCTGGGCAGCGCCGACACCTTCGTCTGGTATGCCGCCTCCAAGGCCGCGGTGGACACCCTGACCCTGGGCCTGGCGCAGGAGAACGCGCGCGACGGCCTGCGCGTCAATGCCGTGGCTCCCGGCCTCATCCGCACCGAGCTGCACGCCGATTCCGGCCTGCCCGACCGCCTGGAGACCCTGCCGCCGCAGACACCCATGGGCCGCCCGGGCGAGCCCGAGGAGATCGCCGAGGCGGTGCTCTGGCTGCTGAGCGGGAAGGCCTCCTTCACCAACGGCGCCGTGCTGCGCGTGACGGGCGGGCGTTAG
- the zapE gene encoding cell division protein ZapE, producing MGQGARPESDTPDGPLAAYRARRREGDLRHDPGQELAAEKLQSLHNALRGYRPAGGGGGWKARLGLARRREEPPQGLYIFGSVGTGKSMLMDIFFDTAPLEKKRRVHFHAFMQEVQDRLHAWRQDPANKDKGDPLPVIAGALAEEAWLLCFDEFHVVNIADAMILGRLFETLFDKGVVVVATSNWPPGRLYEGGLQRDRFEPFIALVKRRLDVLELDSGVDYRLKRLKDITAYHAPLGPRAEAALDKAFAELTEGAAAAPDQVIYKGREIPVPLAARGVARFSFAGLCERPLGPGDYLAIAGLFHTVVLSGVPQLSAAKRNEARRFMTLIDALYEHRVKLVVSAEAPPERLYSSGDGAVEFQRTVSRLQEMRSADYIAKAHMT from the coding sequence ATGGGGCAGGGTGCAAGACCGGAATCGGACACGCCTGACGGACCGCTGGCGGCCTACCGCGCGCGGCGCCGCGAGGGCGATCTGCGCCACGACCCCGGCCAGGAACTGGCGGCGGAGAAGCTGCAGTCCCTGCACAACGCCCTGCGCGGCTACCGGCCGGCCGGCGGCGGTGGCGGCTGGAAGGCGCGTCTGGGCCTGGCGCGGCGCCGCGAGGAGCCGCCCCAGGGCCTCTACATCTTCGGCAGCGTCGGCACCGGCAAGTCCATGCTGATGGACATCTTCTTCGACACGGCGCCCTTGGAGAAGAAGCGCCGGGTGCACTTCCACGCCTTCATGCAGGAGGTCCAGGACCGCCTGCACGCCTGGCGCCAGGACCCGGCCAACAAGGACAAGGGCGACCCGCTGCCGGTGATCGCCGGGGCCTTGGCCGAGGAGGCCTGGCTGCTCTGCTTCGACGAGTTCCACGTCGTCAACATCGCCGACGCCATGATCCTGGGACGTCTCTTCGAGACTCTCTTCGACAAGGGCGTGGTGGTCGTCGCCACCTCCAACTGGCCCCCGGGCCGTCTCTACGAGGGCGGCCTGCAGCGCGATCGCTTCGAGCCCTTCATCGCGCTGGTGAAGCGGCGCCTGGACGTTCTCGAACTCGACAGCGGCGTCGATTACCGCCTCAAGCGCCTGAAGGACATCACCGCCTACCACGCGCCCCTGGGGCCGCGCGCCGAGGCGGCCCTGGACAAGGCCTTCGCCGAGCTGACGGAAGGCGCGGCGGCGGCACCGGACCAGGTCATCTACAAGGGCCGCGAGATCCCGGTGCCGCTGGCCGCGCGCGGCGTGGCGCGTTTTTCCTTCGCCGGGCTGTGCGAACGGCCCCTGGGGCCGGGCGACTACCTGGCCATCGCCGGGCTGTTCCACACGGTGGTGCTGTCGGGCGTGCCGCAGCTCTCGGCGGCGAAGCGCAACGAGGCGCGGCGCTTCATGACCCTGATCGACGCCCTCTACGAGCACCGGGTGAAGCTGGTGGTCTCCGCCGAGGCGCCGCCGGAGCGCCTCTATTCCTCCGGCGACGGGGCGGTGGAATTCCAGCGCACGGTCAGCCGCCTGCAGGAAATGCGCTCGGCCGACTATATCGCCAAGGCGCATATGACCTGA